DNA from Daucus carota subsp. sativus chromosome 1, DH1 v3.0, whole genome shotgun sequence:
CTACAAGTTCTAACAGTTGTAATTTAGGACCCAAGAGCAAAGTTCCAGCAAAAAGGTTCATCAGCACCTGCTGCTAAAAATGGTCTGTTGCAGCCAAAAAGAAGTTTGAAGCAGTGATGAATCTGATTCAGACTCTTCAGATTCTGAGGAGGAAGATGTAAGTCAGATACTGTTTATGACTTCGTATGCTTTTGGCTGAAACATTCTTATTTAAGGGTCGAAATAtttgtttggtttttttaattattgaatatatgtttaatttgtttaatatttaatataaaaggaAGTGGGAATGCAGTTATGTATACACCCTTAGAGTTTTTGACAAAAACCTTGTCTATTGTGTTGCTCTTAAATTATAACAGAGTACCTTTGATATTGGGAATCATATTTTGTTAACAGTTGCAATTGTAAGATGCCAAAAgaagtaaaattttattaaattatattcgtatgtattaatttttgttctttGCTTCCTTGTCGGAATATGTGTATATGTTGGTTCTAATACTCTGTAATTTAGGAACCCAAGGGCAAGCTGCAGTGAAGAAGACTCCTGCAGCACCTGTTGCCAAAAATGGCTCTGCTGCAGCCAAGAAAAAGCCGATAGTAGTGATGATTCAGATTCTGAAGATGAGTCTGATGATGAAGATGTAAGTATGAGAGAATTGCTTCGGTTACATCAGTTGTCCATCTTGGGTGGATccctaaaagaaataaaaagtaaaatattaagttaattGTGCTTATTTAATTCTTGTTTAAACTAAGCAGGAAACTCCTGCAAAGGTAGCTCCAAAAAAGGCGACTGCTGTATCTTCCAACGGAAAGGATGAGTCAGAGGTAGTGACTCTGATGATGAGTCAGATGACAGTGACTCTGATGAGTTGTTAAATCTTTTCACTGCTCCAGTTAATTCACTTCGAACATTACGCGATCGAAACAAAAATTGCATAATTAaggatatataatatttttaacaatttaaaagtCAGCACAGGCTGGCATGAATATTGTTAATCTACTTGGTTATTTAAGCAGTTTTCTACGGTAAAACTTTTTTGCAGAAgcatgaagtttttttttttttgttgttgctaAATTGCAGAAGAAGCCAAAAGCTGCTGCACCCAAAAAAGCTGAGAGCTCTGATGAGGAGAGTTCTGAAGAGGATTCCGATGAATCTGAGGATGAGACAAAAAAGCTCCCAAGACACCAAAGCAAAAGGTATGTGCAATACCcaataattttaattgtgttGCTGAATTATTGCTTTTTGCTTCAGGATTAATGTTTTTGTGACTTTTGTTGAACAGGCGGTGTGGTGATGTAGAAATGGTAGATGCGATTTCTGCAAAGTCAAATATAAAGAGTGCTGTAAGTTCTAAACGGTTCTGATTTTGCTTTCAACCTATGTGTAGCTTTTGTTGAATATGATTTTCTTTTGCCAGCCCAAAACCCCCAATACTCCTCAAGTTGAAGCCACTGGATCAAACTCTTTTCCTGGGCAATCTATCATTCTCTATTGAGGAAGCTGATGTGTATGTGTCATTTTTTACAATTAAGTTCTGCAATTACAAAATGCTTTTCTAACTACTGTTTTGTTAACAGGAAGAATTTCTTTAAGTGCTGGTGAAGTTGTTGATGTTCGTTTTGCTACTGATAAGAGAAACAGGGGACTTCAAGGGATTTGGCCATGTTGAGTTTGCCACAGTAGAAGCAGCTCAAAATGTATGCTAGTCTCTCACTGTTCGTTTTGTTTTAGTCTTGCTCCTGATTTGAACAAGTATTAGTACTTTAGCTCATTTATAtattaacatgaaaaacaaTTATGTCAATCAGTGTTGATTGATTGTTCAAAGTAATAACACCAGCATACCAGCAAATTGAATGTTTTGGCTTCTGAAATATATTTCTCACTGATGGAGTCCAAGTAGTTGCAAAAATGTTATTATCTTGCCAGTTATTTTTATGGTAGAAATTCGTCTAGGTCATTCTGGGTTAAGTTCAACTGTTATGAATGTGGTTGACGTCATTTGTGCATTTGTCTTATCTTTATCTAGGAGACTACAGATTTGAAATGATATCTTAATGTGACTTCTTATAATTGCAGGCTCTTAATTTAGCTGGTCAAGATCTTGTTGGTCGTCAGGTTAGACTTGATTTGGCCCGGGAGGAGGTGCATTCACTCGCCAGCCAGCGGGTAATAGTACTTTCAAGTTTGTTTTtgatctatattatattattttaaaagcatTAATGTTTATTCAAATGATGTTCAGCAATGAGAACTCATACCAGAAGGCAGATAGAGGCCCAGCTTCAACAATATTTGTTCCGGTTTTGATACAGTGGGGTGTGAGGAACAGGTATGTGTTGCTCaatcttcttttttcttctcttaTACTGTTTTGAAGCTGTATTTACTGATCAGTATTGATCTCTGACATTCCGAATTTTTTACATGTGACAGGTTATAAGTGCACTAAAAGGGCATTTTGGGTCATGTGGGAATATAACAAGAGTGTCTGTTCCCAAGGATTATGAGGGTGGTTTGAAAGGGTGTGTATCTATtcctttaaaatttgtttttatccATGATAACAACTGATTAGTAATCAATACTcaagtttttaatatatgtttatcCGTGGTGCAGAATTGCTTATATGGATTTTGCAGATAGTAATGGACTAAGCAAGGCTTTAGAACTTAATAATTCTGAACTTGGAGAGGGCTATTTGACTGTAGAGGAGGCAAAAACTAGGATAGCAGTTTTGGCAGTGGTGGAGGTGGTGGAAGATTTTTCGGAGGTAGGAGTGTCGGGGTGGAAGGTTTGGCGGGGAGGCCGGTTCGGTGGCGGAGGCCGAAGTGGTggtagaggtggtggtggtagGTTTGGTGGGGATAGTGTGGTAGGTTTGGTGGCAGAGGAAGGAGCGGTGGTGATCGCGGTGGCAGAGGAAGAAGTGGAGGATTTAGCAGCAGACCTAGCATGGCGACTCCTGGCACTGGTATATATCATCTGTTGTTGTTTTTcagcattttaatattttacttgaaaatttgtcaaaaaaatattttacttgaaaagaaaaatctctgAAAACCATATCCTTTTTTGTTGGTTTATAATTTGTGTACACCTATCTTTTAGTATCCTGAAGTATGTCGCATTTGTAGCTATAACATGGTTTCTCTAATTCCGCTTTCTTTTGCTGTTGCAGGAAAGAAAACCACCTTCGATGATTGAGCAAGAGAGAAGCGGTTGGACTAGGAAGCTGGGCTGTGCAGTTTCCTGGAACAATTTATTTTTGGGTATCTTAGTTTAGTAACTGTTCCTTGCATCTTATTATAGTACGTACAATGTGAGAACCTTGTTCTTTATTTCTTTCTAGTTGCTGAATTGTGGAGGAATATTTGATGGGTTTGTGGCCGTGCAATTTCAGACTAATGATAACCCATACAGTTTTGAGTTATTTATGTTGAAACAATTTGAATGCTAATGTGCAGTACTTGTTTATCCATTTTGCAACAGCAGTCTAAGAGCATCTCTGGCCCTCTAAATGAGATTGTTACTAAAAATTGAGAACATGCAACGTTCTTCACTCCATTTTTCGTATTTAAATATTCATCAATTTCTGATGTTATTATATTTACTGTAAAAAGATTTCATATctttaaattatgaaaatagtaagataattattttatttagatgatatacaatttttaaaatacagGATACATGTGAGCACATCTTTACCTgtttagtattttatattattttaacttagCACTCAATATTGGGATTGTTTCGAATTTCCGATTCGGCATGTAAATCCAAGATTAATCTCATTGCAATctgattaatttataaattctttttaaatgaaatgttatatagtaaattaaaccagtatataaaatttatttaatagtaTTATAActattcttttttattaattttatcatCTGATTAattcttatgttgtgtttggttggggtgaatgattccggaaggaatggaatgaaaaatgaactatctttAGGGACCTTCTAAGAAAATTCATTCCTTCCTACTTTCCATTTCTTGCTCATATGCTAGATATCACTCCTTCaattgagatggaatgctccattctctcctatcctcattttcttctcaaatctcatcaagTAATTTTACActtcttcaaatttttttcaaaattttcttcctatctctattagtttcaagtattttccattcattccattcaattccattccattctccccaaccaaacacaacattaataaACAGCTTCACCGATTTTTATAACCACTGTTATTTGTTTGAAAGATTTTGAAATTTGTAGTTGAATAGTAGGAtaaatcaccgatttttataACCACTGTTATTTGTTTGAAAAGATTTTGAAACTTGTGTTGAATAGTAGGTAAATTGCTTGTCAAATGTGGCAGTGGCACCACCGGATATATGTAGTGAATTGAacacaatttaatttaatttatttttttgtccaaatttattttatttgtttaggaACATAGACATAGTTACTATCATCTCAGCCTAAAAATCATGCGAAAACTGATATGTAAGAGTTTAAATTAAGTGAAATACAGTTCAACTTGCTAAACAATTCTAAATCTGGTCAAGTACGAACTACTTCCAATATCAAAT
Protein-coding regions in this window:
- the LOC108204521 gene encoding uncharacterized protein LOC108204521 produces the protein MNLIQTLQILRRKMNPRASCSEEDSCSTCCQKWLCCSQEKADSSDDSDSEDESDDEDETPAKVAPKKATAVSSNGKDESEVVTLMMSQMTVTLMRRSQKLLHPKKLRALMRRVLKRIPMNLRMRQKSSQDTKAKGMCNTQ